The following are encoded together in the Campylobacter concisus genome:
- a CDS encoding DUF2625 family protein has product MAKTLARQGRCLAICSWQTMFCINLFVINGGAFGGKAGNVLYCALDSGKWEDTQLSYSRFLLGALRRYI; this is encoded by the coding sequence TTGGCAAAAACTTTAGCGAGGCAGGGTAGATGCCTAGCAATTTGTTCGTGGCAAACGATGTTTTGTATAAATTTGTTCGTGATAAACGGCGGTGCCTTTGGTGGCAAAGCTGGCAATGTTCTTTACTGCGCGCTAGATAGCGGCAAATGGGAAGATACGCAGCTTAGCTACTCGCGGTTTTTACTTGGCGCTTTGCGGCGATATATCTAA
- a CDS encoding DUF2625 domain-containing protein: protein MGAFVYGCGGIVMDEGWLRLLGSVCEQMKRGIYSFNLGKNFSEAG, encoded by the coding sequence ATAGGAGCGTTTGTTTATGGGTGCGGTGGCATCGTGATGGATGAAGGTTGGCTGCGCCTACTTGGCTCAGTATGTGAGCAGATGAAGCGTGGAATTTACAGCTTTAACCTTGGCAAAAACTTTAGCGAGGCAGGGTAG
- the fabI gene encoding enoyl-ACP reductase FabI, with translation MILKGKKGLIVGVANAKSIAYGIAKACCDQGAQMAFTYLNDALKKRVEPIAEEFGSKFVYELDVNNPAHLDGLADRIKADLGEIDFVVHAVAYAPKEALEGEFVNTTKEAFDIAMGTSVYSLLSLTRAVLPVLKEGGSVLTLTYLGGPKFVPHYNVMGVAKAALESSVRYLAHDLGAKNIRVNAISAGPIKTLAASGIGDFKMILRYNEVNSPLKRNVTTEDVGNSAMYLLSDLASGVTGEVHYVDCGYNIMGMGDVATDAEGNTILAWDAK, from the coding sequence ATGATTTTAAAAGGCAAAAAAGGCCTAATCGTCGGTGTCGCTAACGCCAAGTCAATAGCTTATGGCATTGCAAAAGCTTGCTGCGATCAAGGTGCACAGATGGCATTTACATATCTAAATGACGCTCTTAAAAAGCGTGTAGAGCCGATCGCAGAGGAGTTTGGTAGCAAATTCGTCTATGAGCTTGACGTAAATAATCCCGCTCACTTGGACGGTCTTGCGGATCGCATCAAAGCAGACCTTGGCGAGATAGATTTTGTCGTGCATGCCGTGGCTTATGCACCAAAAGAAGCGCTTGAAGGCGAGTTTGTAAACACGACTAAAGAGGCATTTGATATCGCGATGGGTACTAGCGTTTATTCGCTACTAAGCCTTACTCGTGCGGTCCTACCGGTGCTAAAAGAGGGTGGTTCGGTACTAACTCTTACATACCTTGGCGGACCAAAATTTGTGCCACACTACAATGTCATGGGCGTTGCCAAAGCGGCACTTGAAAGCTCGGTTCGCTACCTAGCACACGACCTTGGTGCTAAAAATATCCGCGTAAATGCTATCAGCGCAGGCCCTATCAAAACGCTTGCTGCAAGCGGAATAGGCGATTTTAAGATGATACTTCGTTACAACGAAGTAAATAGCCCGCTAAAACGCAACGTTACGACTGAAGACGTCGGCAACAGCGCGATGTATCTACTTAGCGACCTAGCTAGCGGTGTAACAGGTGAAGTTCACTACGTAGACTGCGGCTACAATATCATGGGTATGGGCGACGTGGCTACCGATGCCGAAGGCAATACGATCCTAGCTTGGGACGCAAAATAA